The window GCAAATACACCAGTCAGGATCGCACCCAACATACCGCCGATACCGTGCACACCGAAGACGTCCAGAGAGTCGTCGACGTTCAGCATGCGTTTCAGACCGTGTACGCCCCACAGGCAAACTACGCCAGCCAGACCGCCGATCACGATACCGCCCATTGCACCAACGAAACCAGCCGCTGGTGTGATGGCAACCAGACCTGCTACCGCACCGGAAGCTGCGCCCAGCATAGAAGGTTTACCTTTCAGTGCCCATTCAGCAAAAGTCCAGGTCAGTGTTGCCGCCGCAGTTGCTGCCCAAGTATTCAGGAATGCCAGTGCAGATGTACCGTTCGCTTCTAACGCAGAACCCGCGTTGAAACCGAACCAACCAAACCACAGTAAGCTTGCACCGATCATAACCATAGTCAGGCTGTGTGGTGCCATGGACTCACGACCAAAACCAACACGTTTACCCAGGAAATAAGCACCCACTAAACCTGCTACCGCAGCGTTGATATGAACTACGGTACCACCAGCGAAGTCTAATGCGCCGTGTTGGAATAACCAGCCCGCAGTCGCATTGGCTGCGTCAGCCGCAGCTGCATCGGTATAAGCATCAGGACCAGCCCAATACCAAACCATGTGAGCCATTGGCAGGTAAGACAGCGTAAACCAGAAGACAACGAATAGCAGAACAGCAGAGAAACGTATGCGTTCAGCAAATGCGCCTAAGATTAAGCAACAAGTAATTGCCGCAAATGCACCTTGGAAGGCAATGTAAACAAATTCTGAAAGACCGATACCTTTATTGAAGGTGGCAGCAATCGAATCTGGAGTAACCCCTTTTAGGAAGGCTTTACTCAGAGTTCCAAAGAAGGCGTTACCTTCAGTGAACGCAAGACTATAGCCATAAGTTACCCACAAAACAGTTACCAGACTGAATACGACCAGAACCTGAATCAGGATAGATAGCATATTTTTGCTACGCACCAAGCCACCGTAGAACAATGCGATTCCTGGTACTGACATTAAAATAACAAACGCAGAACAAACCATGATCCATGCGTTGTCGCCTTTATTTATTGTATCAACAACAGGTGCTGGTGCTGCTTCTGCAGGTGCCGCCACTGGAGCTGCCTCTGCAGCCGGAGCGGCTACTGCAGTTGATGTTGTTGGAGCAGGTGCTTCTTCACTCCATGCTGGTGTTGCCAGCCCGAAAGCTCCCACCAGCGCCAAGATTGCAAACAATCGTTTCATTGTAGATATCTCCCTGATAATACCGTGTCCTGATCTCGACAGACGGAGGTCTGAGAACTCGTTGGTCGGACTAGTATGTCGCTAACCTGATACTTACATCGCAGGAATTATGCCAACCTGGATCATATATAAAATGGCTCAAAAATAGGGTTCTTGCCTGTCTTAAGAGCAAAATGGTGCATTTGATGCACATTTATGAGGCGTAGAGAGATTTCTTAGTGCTTATTTGGTGCATAAAAAATGAACAGCTTTATATGATGCACAGACATGGCGGCTATTCTCTTCGCAGTGATTGGATTGAACAGTTATCATAGCTTTGCAGGCTATTGTGAGTAATAGAGAAAAGAACAATGCATATCGAACGTATCGGGCAAGGGCCGGATCTAGTGTTATTACATGGATGGGGCTTAAACAGTGCAGTATGGCAAGAGATCGTGCCACTACTAACACCGTACTATTCTTTACATTTAGTGGATTTACCTGGTTTTGGCTTTAGCCAGCATACGATTGTGGAAAGTGCCGACCTCTCTTTATGGAGTGAGGCGGTATTACCGCACTTACCCGCACAATTTAACTTACTGGGTTGGTCGATGGGCGGGCTGATCGCATTACGGATGGCGTTGGATCACCCTGCACGTATCAAACGATTAGTTTTGATCGGCAGTTCACCCTGTTTTCTACAACAAGATAACTGGCCGGGCATTCGCCCGGATGTGTTATCCGGGTTTAATCGCGCATTGCAATTAGATACCCGGAAAACAATAGAACGTTTTTTAGCGATCCAGGCAATGGGAAGTGAATCAGTTAAAGAGGATGTAAAACGGCTGAAAAGCTGGTTACAACAACGGCCGGAGGCTACACCGGCTGCGCTTAAAGCGGGGTTACAATTACTGGAAACGATCGATCTAAGGTCTGAGCTTTCTCAGCTGAGTTGCCCGGTACTGAGCCTCTATGGCCGTTTAGACAGTTTAGTGCCGGTTGCCGCAGTAGCCGAAATAGAAGCTTTGTTGCCTCGTGGTCATTCAGTGATTTTCCCGCAGGCAGCACATACGCCATTTTTGTCTCATCCGCAGTTATTTATAGAATCATTACACCAATTTATTGATTGAAAAATGTGCGACAAATGCTGTTATTCTCATCATTTGTCATCGATAATTACTTTGAGTTGATCTGTATGTTTCGAGGATGTTGACCGTATGAATATAAACAGTGCGTTTTCATCTGGCGTGCTTGGTTTGCAGAAAGCAACCTCACAACTGGATGCCAGTGCCAGTAAAATTGCACAGCAGACTTTACCATCATCAGATCAAGGAACGTCAGTTTCACAACAAGATGCGATACCTGATTCATTAGTGCAACTTAAAATGGCCGAAATCCAGGGTAAAGCGTCCGCTGAAGTGATCACTCGTTCTGATCAAATGATCGGTTCATTACTCGATATTCATGTCTGACGATTATGAATATTGCACCGACCTATCCCAATTTAGTGCCTTTGGCACAACAGCCCGCGACGGAAGCCGCGCGGCGGGATAGCGCTATACGGGAGCCCATTCCACAGCCAGCGGCAAGCTCTTCGGGTAATACAGATAATCAGTTAAATAATTCTTCTGATACACCACAGCGTTATATCAACCTTAATAGCAACGCTAATTCAGATACGTACTCATTATCATCACTCAAAAATAACAGTGTTAAAAATGGTAGTACTGATACAACGTTGCCCTCTTCCGAAACGGTCACCGCAGCATCAGATCAATCACGTCGTAACGGACAAACCTCTTCAGAAGGTGATGATGCTTCGTCAGGGTCTGAGGAAGATAAGAAAAAAGCACAGCAAAAAGAACAAGCAATTAAAGATCTTAAGAGTCGTGATGCAGAAGTTCGAACTCACGAACAAGCACATCAGGCTGCCGGCGGGCAATATGCGAGTGCACCATCATTTGATATGACCAAAGGGCCGGATGGAAAAGATTATGCAACTGGCGGCCATGTGAATATTGACGTATCTCCTGTG of the uncultured Tolumonas sp. genome contains:
- the bioH gene encoding pimeloyl-ACP methyl ester esterase BioH, producing the protein MHIERIGQGPDLVLLHGWGLNSAVWQEIVPLLTPYYSLHLVDLPGFGFSQHTIVESADLSLWSEAVLPHLPAQFNLLGWSMGGLIALRMALDHPARIKRLVLIGSSPCFLQQDNWPGIRPDVLSGFNRALQLDTRKTIERFLAIQAMGSESVKEDVKRLKSWLQQRPEATPAALKAGLQLLETIDLRSELSQLSCPVLSLYGRLDSLVPVAAVAEIEALLPRGHSVIFPQAAHTPFLSHPQLFIESLHQFID
- a CDS encoding putative metalloprotease CJM1_0395 family protein → MNIAPTYPNLVPLAQQPATEAARRDSAIREPIPQPAASSSGNTDNQLNNSSDTPQRYINLNSNANSDTYSLSSLKNNSVKNGSTDTTLPSSETVTAASDQSRRNGQTSSEGDDASSGSEEDKKKAQQKEQAIKDLKSRDAEVRTHEQAHQAAGGQYASAPSFDMTKGPDGKDYATGGHVNIDVSPVSNDPQATLNKMRQIKSAALAPAEPSAQDRKVAAQADATAAAAQRVVSNQSITKVNTNSGKDVAGSNSEQSSGVTNTSFGNPEMLHRGQVILARYQLSGRPQAQTALTTYS
- the amt gene encoding ammonium transporter — translated: MKRLFAILALVGAFGLATPAWSEEAPAPTTSTAVAAPAAEAAPVAAPAEAAPAPVVDTINKGDNAWIMVCSAFVILMSVPGIALFYGGLVRSKNMLSILIQVLVVFSLVTVLWVTYGYSLAFTEGNAFFGTLSKAFLKGVTPDSIAATFNKGIGLSEFVYIAFQGAFAAITCCLILGAFAERIRFSAVLLFVVFWFTLSYLPMAHMVWYWAGPDAYTDAAAADAANATAGWLFQHGALDFAGGTVVHINAAVAGLVGAYFLGKRVGFGRESMAPHSLTMVMIGASLLWFGWFGFNAGSALEANGTSALAFLNTWAATAAATLTWTFAEWALKGKPSMLGAASGAVAGLVAITPAAGFVGAMGGIVIGGLAGVVCLWGVHGLKRMLNVDDSLDVFGVHGIGGMLGAILTGVFASPDLGGTGVWDYVANGVAPDYSIAAQVKIQAIGVITTIVWSGLVSIVGYFLIDKLVGLRVPVEAEREGLDLTSHGERAYNN
- a CDS encoding flagellar biosynthesis protein FlgE, whose amino-acid sequence is MNINSAFSSGVLGLQKATSQLDASASKIAQQTLPSSDQGTSVSQQDAIPDSLVQLKMAEIQGKASAEVITRSDQMIGSLLDIHV